The genomic segment GCCCCTGCTGCAGCATTCCTGTGGCTCGCCCGCGATCACGGCGGGCGGCTGATTGTCAGTGGCGAGCCGTAGGGTCCCTGTCATGAGCGACAAGGAGGTTGGCCACGACGAGCTGATCCGCAGGATGGAGGGGGACCACGAACTGCTGGCGGCTCCGTCAGCGACGGCCCTGCCGCTTACGGTGTCAGCACCGCTGCTGCTCAACACGGGAGATCTCCAGTGGGAGAACGTTGAGCACTTGGTGGCGTGGCTGGCACGACGGGTGGAAGGCTGGGAGGAGACCTGGCTTTACGGGGAGCGAGGACAAAACCAGCACGGCATCGACGTGGTCGGTGTGACAGGCCAGAACGCGGCGGTCTTCCAGGCCAAACGTCTGAAGAAGTTTACCCAGGTCGACCTCGAGCACGCGGTGGACCGCTACGCGCGGGGTAAGCGGCCCTTCGGGGCCCGCCGACTGGTCGTGGTCACCACCCATGACGCGAACCGCACGGAGATCAGCGAGAAGCTGTTCGAGCTACGCGCCACATACTCGGACCTCCAGATCGAGTTGTGGAACCGCAAGCAACTGTCGGACCTGCTGCGCCCGCACCCGGACATCGTGACCGCGTTCTTCGGAGCCGCCACCACCCAGCTGTTCTGCCCAGCACCCCCGGCTCCTGCGCTCTCGCCTGCAGAGGCGAACGAGGGGCCCGATGCGCAGGCCCTGCTGCGGGGCCCGGTCGCCCATCTCGGGCTGGACGGGGACCTCGCCGCCGCAGACCAGGCCCGGCAGGAACATCCCGCGACGGCCGCCACCGCATACGGGCGGATCGCCGAGCAGCTGGAACAGACCCTGTACCGCCCCTACGCCCGGACGCTGCGCGCCCGGCAGGCCTCGGCCCTGCATGCAGCCGGTGATAGCGACGCGGCCGTGCGTGTGGACCTGGCCCGGATGGCCCGCGATCTGGTCGAGGACCGTGCCTTCGAAGCCCGCGCCACTCTGATCCGCCTTGCGGAGAAGCACGTGGAGGCGGACGATGCGCTGATCCGCACGGTGAACACCCTGGGAAGCCTGGCCGAGTTCGAATTCGAGCACCACGTCACCCTCGACGACGTCGCCGCGCACTTCGACGCCCAACTGGACGACGACCCCAGCGTGCTCCGGGCAGCCACCCTGTTCGCCGAACACGCCCTGGCAGAGCGCCGGACTGAGCTCGTCACCCAGCGGGCACAACGCTTCACTGCGATCACCGAGACCAGCGGCACCAGCGACCTGGACACCGCCCGTTTGCAGGCGTGCCTGGCCGACGCCGACCCCACCGGCGATGCCTGGCGCGAGCTGCACCGCGCCGCCCGGCATACCTACCCAATTCCCATCCGTGGTTTGCTCGCTGCCCGCCGCGCCCGCTTCCTGGCTACCACCGGGGACATGCACGGCGCCGTCGACGGCTACTACGACGCGGTCGAGCTTGCACTGGCGGCCCGCACCCACCAGGACGCAGGGGAATGGCTTGCTGCCCAGCGCCTGGTCCTTAGTCGCACTCCACAGGCCCTGAAGGACCCCGAGAAGATCTTCAGCGCCCACGGCTTCGAGCAGGTCCTGCGCCAGGCCAGCCGTGACAGCGTTCTGCCCGCCCTCCAGGACACCCGGGCATCGGCCATGTTCGAACTGGTACGAGAGAAGTTCCACGACGCCCGCCAACACCTGTTGCAGTACCGCCGGCGTGCCGTCGCCATGGGCAGTTGGGGACACCAGTGCGAGGCCGAACAGCTCCTGGCCCGGCTACATATGAAAGTCGGAAACACCGCCACGGCGATGACCCACCTCATGAATTCCGGTGTAGCCGAAAGCGCCAAGGCTGTGCGCACCTTCATCCCGGACCTGCCTGCCCAGGCGCTGGCCTGGCCCGCACCCCAGGACCTAGCTACTGAGGTTGAACTGGGGATGTCGTGCTGCTGGTCAGGCGGGTCGGATGGTCAGGCCGGTCTCGGTGAGACAGCCGTCTATGAGATGGCTGCGGTACTGGATGTGCCGCAGGCCGCGCCGGACGGTCTGGACGAGGTGTTCCGGGGTGCTGAAGGCGACGTTCGAGAGCCATCCGCGTCGTAGGAGCGACCAGATGCCTTCGACGGGGTTGAGGTCGGGTGCGTAGGGCGGCAGGTAGTGGATGGTCAGCCAGTCGCGGGTTTCGGCGAACTCTCTCAGGCCGGCTGCTTTGTGGACGTTGAGGTTGTCCCAGATGAGGACGATGGGGCCGTCGAGCTGTTGGTGGGCGGCGTTCAGCAGGTCGCGGTAGTCGCGCCAGGAGAAGCTCTTGCGCCCGTCACGGTTGCCGTCGTCGCGGCGGGGCCGGTAGATCAGCCTCGACCGGTGGCCGGGTTTGTAGCAGGTCAGCGCTGCTATGGATATCCGGCGGCGGGAACGGCCCCGGACCCGCACCACCGGGGTCCGGCCGCGTGGTGACCAGGTCTTTGCGTGCGGCGGCGTCATGGAGAAGCCGGCTTCGTCCTCGAAGACCAGCCAGGCCCCACGGGCCGCCGCTAACCTTCCGCGCGGGGCCACACCTCCTTGACCCACCCCGCGACCGCATCATCGTCCCGCTCCATCGCTCTGCGGGCCGGTACCTGGCAGGACCAGCCGTTGCGCACCAGCAGCTTCCGCACGCCCTGGATCGTGTACGTCAGGTGGAAGCGCCGGCCGATCACCGTCTTGACCCGGGCCAGCGTCCAGCGCTGGTCCCCCCAGCCATGCGCGGCCGGCCCCTTGGCCAGCTCCGCCTCCAGCTGAGCGAACTGCTTCTCGCTCAGCCTGGGCAGTGGCGCCGGCCCCTGCGACCGCAGGGATCGCGGGCCGTCCTCGGCCCACGCGTGACGCCATCGCTGGACCGAGCGGACACTGACCCGCAGATCTCTGGCGATCACGCTACTACCCTCGCCCAAGGCGAACCGCTCGGCCGCCTGGAGCCGTAACTCTTCGCGGAACTGCTGTCGTTCGGCGGTCAGCCCGCCCCCTTGTGGATACCGCATACCTCCGTGATACCGCAGCCACCGGCCAGCCGTCACCCCTTACGACACCACGAGTTCAGCCTCAGTAACCGGGGTAACGGACCGTGGAGTCCAAGATGGTGATATAGGCACCCGATGCAGTAACCTCGGTAAGCTCAATGGAAACCAGGGTGTAGCCGCCAACATAACTCGGAAGCGTGTAGCCGAAGTCCTTGCTTGAACCGGTTCCCCGCCCGCAGGCGGTGCGCTCCTCCGTGTGGGCGAATGATGAGACATTCGCTTGGATCCGAACCTTCACGCATCCGGTGGTGTTCGACTTCACCGTGCCGGACAATTGCACTGTTCGGTTGTGGAAGGTCACGGTGCCTTGCGAATAGCCGCCGGTGGAGCCTGCGTTCCCGACGTAGTAGTTCTGTGGCACGGCAGCGGATGCAGGGCTCGCGCTTACGCTGAGCAAAGCTGCGGCGCAGGCGAAGGAAGCTATGACGGTTCTCGTGGGTCTCATAACGCAACATCTCCGCGGCCGAACTGGCGTCTGAACTGCGGATAGTAGCCGATGGCACGTCAGGTATGTAAGGGCACCAATTGCCCCCAGAGGGCGTTAAGTCCGTTTCTGGTAGATATCTCGTACGAGCTGGGCGCGGAAGCCTTGGCGGGTGTGGTGTCTGAGGCGGCTACGGGTGGCATCCAGGGCCGGGTCGTTGACTGGCATACCAACTGGCGATCGTATGCGGCCACGTCATCAGGCGATCGCTTTTGGTCCACGCCCTCGCGGGGCTGGTCTTCCTCATCATCAGGTTCGGCAAGGTCTCCCTCATGCTTTACGGCATGGCGCCCCTTGAAGCCGTTCTGATCTCCTGGTAGAGCATGGGTCGCTACCGTTCGGCCGGCCCCGCCAAAAAGACCGGCGATGAACTCAGAAACCAGGGCGCAGAGACGATCTGACCGGCCGCCCCTCTCTGCCAGCCTTGGGTGAGACATCCCGCTCTGTCGGGTTAGCCTGAGAGGGTAGGACAGGAGAATCGCCCCTTATGACCAGCACTGAACCGGTCGGGTCCGACCCGGCACCGAGGCCGAAGCGCCGCACTTTCACCTCGGAGTACAAGCTGCGGATCGTCGCTGAGTACGACGCGGCGCCCAGGAACGAGAAGGGCGCGGTCCTGCGCCGGGAACGGCTCTACCACTCGCACGTCAAGGAATGGCGGGCCGCCCGGGACGCCCGGGCCCTGGAGAACCTGGTCGACCGCCGCACGAGCCCGGCCCGTGGGAAGAAGTCCGCCGCGGAGGTGGAGAACGAGAAACTGCGGCAGCAGGTGGCACGGCTGGAGAAGGACCTGGCCCGGAACAGGGCCGCACTCGAGGTGATGGGAAAAGCTTCCGCGCTCTTGGAAATGATCTCCGAGAGCGCGGACTGAAGCCTGCCGCAGTCCCTGTCGTGGACGAGGCGTTCACCGGCGTCGAGGTTCAGCTGGGCATCACGGCCGCGTGTCGGCTGACCGGTCGCTCACGTGCCACGCACTATCGCAGCCTCAAGCCCCCGACAGTCCGCGCACCCCGCTCCCACGCGCAGGTGCAGCCCTCGGCCCTGACGGACCAGGAGCGCTCTGCCGTCCTGGAACTGATGAACAGCGACGAGTACGCCGAACTGGCGCCCGCCCAGATCTGGGCCCGCGAGTTGGACGCCGGCCGCTATTACTGCTCCGTCTCGACGATGTACCGGATCCTGCGCGAGCAGGGTCAGTCCGGTGAGCGCCGACGGCAGGCCGCTCATCCCGCCAAAGCAGTGCCCGAGCTGGTCGCAACCGGACCCTCGCAGGTGTTCACCTGGGACATCACCAAGGCGGCCGGACCGGTCAAGGGCACCTGGTATCACGCCTACGTCATCATCGACATCTTCAGCCGCTACATCGTCGGCCACACCGTTGAGCGGGCCGAATCAGCGGTGCGGGCCGAGGAGTTGATCCGCGAGACCATCATCCGCAACGGCATCGTGCCCCAGACCGTGCACGCCGACCGCGGCACCTCGATGACCTCCAAGAGGGTCTCGCAGCTGCTGGTCGACCTCGGCGTCACCCGGTCGCACTCGCGGCCGAAGACCTCCAACGACAACCCCTACAGCGAGGCACACTTCAAGACCACGAAGTACATGTCCGACTACCCCGAACGATTCGACTCGCTGGCCCATGCCCGCGAGTGGTTCGAGGCATTCATCGCGTACTACAACCACGAACACCGGCACTCGGGCATCGGCTGGCACACACCGGCCAGCGTGCACTTCGGCACCGCCGAGGAGGTCCGCGACCAGCGGGCCGTCACCCTCGCCGACGCATACATCCGCCACCCCGAACGCTTCGGCCGCCGCCCCCGACCACCCCGGATACCCCAGCAGGCATGGATCAACGACCCAGCCAAGCGCAGGGAACCCGCACCACAAACCTCATAGCATCACGACCGTCTCACTGGACTTGAAATCTTCCGCGCAGCCCTTTCCACCGACACTCCTGCGAGCCTCTTACCCACAAGCAAGCGCCAACAAGGCGCCTGCCCGTCCGCATTCCTGTCAGGGGAAGCAGCCGGGCGGGCTCCGTGGAACACACGCTACCGACCTCCACTGACCGCTATCTACACCTGGCCACCTCCGTCCCAGGACACTCACGAAACGTCACCCGATCGAGGGTGGGGCCATAACAATCCGGGCGGATTCCAGCAACCGTCGCAACACCTGGTCACTCGACTGTTGCGATGAGCCTACTGAAGTGGTGGGCCGGAGTCTGCCAGCCGAGGGTCTTGCGAGGGCGGTCATTGAGTTCAAGTGCGACGGCCGCGAGGTCGGCCGCTGAGTGGACGGACAGGTCGGTGCCCTTCGGGAAGTACTGGCGGAGAAGACCGTTCGTGTTCTCGTTCGTCGGCCGCTGCCAGGGGCTGCCGGGGTCGCAGAAGAAGACCGGGATGTTCGTGGCGCGGGTGAACTCATCGTGACGGCCCATCTCGCTGCCCTGGTCCCATGTCAGCGAGCGTGCGAGCGAGGGAGGGAGGTCCGTGAAGGTGCGGACGAGGGCGTCTCGGACATGCTCGGCGCCGCGACCGCCGGGGAGGTGAACGAGCTTGACGTAGCGCGTCGTGCGGTCAACGAGAGTGCCGATGGCGGACCGGTTGTCCTTGCCGATGATCAGTCGGGTAGCGGGGACGCATTACTGCGTCCCCGCCCCCTCAGAACCGTGCAAGCAGCTATTCACCGCACACGGCTCAAGCAAGCCCCAGAGGCTCGCTGGCAGGCAAAAGTACTGGACTCGTTGTCGCAGCGGCTCCATTCCGCCGCTGACAATGGGTGTGGAGTAGACGGAGTCGTTGACCGTCCGGCGTGCTCCCGTCCGGGAAGGCCATGTATTGCTTGGAGATCGCCTTCCGGATGACAACCCGCCACGCTTCCCATTCTTCTGGGCTTTGTGGCGGATGGTCGGCGTGCAGTAGGAGCCCTCCGCAGATCGAGCAACGGCCGTGCTGTGCCTGTAGAAGACGCACGGTCATGGCGTCGACTGGTAGAGAAATTCCCTTGCGTCGCCGCTGAGCCCAATATGACTCCAGGGCTGGGTCGTCCGGGGACGCCTTCCCCTTGACCAACTGGTGCCGGACAATCTTCGTCCAGGAGAACTTGATCAGGTAGGCACCGCTGTCGCGGTCACCGAACACCCACCGGTCGTTCCTGGACCTGTTGAACCGGCCGAAGTACTTGTCAGATATCCAGTGCTTCGGCTTGTTCGGGTGACTGTGCTTGGCCCACTTGTAAGCGAGCTTCCACATGTGATTGTCCAGCGCCGTGAAAATCTCGCTGGACACCACCGTCCGGTAATAGGCCGACCAACCCCGCGTGATCGGGTTGATCTTCTTGAGTACCGCACCGGCGTTAGCTCCTCGCAGGGCCACCATTTCGGTACTGAGCCGTTCCCGTATCCGTCTCTGAGCCGCTGCGCTCGGTTTGATCAGCAGTTTGCCGTGATAGCGGCGGACGTTGAACCCCAGGAAGTCGAATCCGCTCTCCGCGTGGACGATGCGTGTCTTGTCCTCGTGGAAGGCGAGTCCCCTGGGCGTCAGCCATGCGGCCAGCCGTTCCTTGACCTGCTCGGCCTGTTCACGGCTGGTGCACATTGCGACAAAATCATCTGCGTATCTCACCAGCACGGGGCTGCCGCTCTGTGCACTCCCGGCATCTCTGCCGGTGGTGTAATAGCGGACCCCTGCGGCTTCCTCCATTCCGTGCAGGGCCACGTTGAAGAGCAACGGGCTAATCACCCCTCCTTGCGGAGTTCCCTCCTCTGTCGGGGCGAACCGGCCTCGATCCACGACCCCGGCCTTCAGCCACTGACGGACCAGTCCCCGGGCGGGGAAGGTGCCGAGAGCGGCCATCAGCCGGGCGTGGTCGATGCGGTCGAACGCCGCCTTCAGGTCTGCGTCGAGCACCCATACACGCTGCGGGTTCTTCCCATTGAGCGTGGAGTAGATGGCACCGATCGCGTCGTGACAGCCGCGGCCGGGCCGGAAGCCGTACGACTTCGGCTCGAACCGTGCCTCCCACTCGGGTTCCAGTGCACCAAGTGCCACAGCTTGCAGGCACCGGTCAACGATCACGGGAATTCCGAGGCCGCGCTTCTTCGTAGTCCCCGGTTTGGGGATGAACACCCTCTTGACGGGCTTGGGAATCCACAGTCGGGCGCGATGCTGGACCCATTTGGCCAATTCGGCCTTGGACTGGGAAAGCAACACGACTTTTCCGTCGACTCCCGCCGTCGCGCGTCCAGCGTTGATCTCCGTGACCCGTCGCACGCTCAAGAGCGTGTTCGCACGGGACCGGAGCATCAGCTTCTGCAAATTGCGGACCTTCTTCAGGTCCCCTGCCTGCGATGCCGTGAAGATTCTCTGCCGCAGACGCCGTACGTCCTCCTCGACCCGCCGCCAGTCAATCGACGCCCAGTCCAAGTCTTCGCCCTCGGGTCCGTTCACCGGCACAGATGCAGCCGGAAGGACCGAAGCCGCCCCGTCCGCTATCAGCATGGTGTCCAACTTATCCCTCGGTTCCGTCGTCTTTATCCAGCGATTCTGCACAGGCTCACCCGGCCCACGTCAGCACCCTTTCGGGCCCGGGCAGTACCCGTATCCGGACGGTTATGTGGGGCGACCGGCGGAGAGTCCGATCGTCTGCCCCGGTTTCCCGTTTCCTTTCGGCTTCCGGCGTTGGCTTCTTGGGCCGTCCTGTTCCCGCTGGGGAGTTGAGCCTTCCTTACGGTCAGCCGTCCGAGCGAAAGCGGCCCGGACCCCAACGGGGTTTCCACGTTCCACACGAATGAGATACGACCGGGGTGGGTGCTCCCTTTACCCCGAGGCGGCGGTGTCCACCTGGCCGGAGTGACCTCTACCGGCCAGCGCCTGCCGCTTCTCAACGGCTAGCCATGCACCCTACTCACACATTCCATCGGCGGGGATTGGGATCACGAGGCATCATCGGGAGTTCAAGCACTTCACCCGTCCGGTCTTCCCCTTGCCGGTAACTTCCGGATGGAACGGAAGTCCTTGGGCTTTCCCCTGAGCTTCGCACCACTCCGTTACCGGAATCGCACGTCAAGGGCGGGGACGGGTCATACGGACACGGAACCGTGACTGCACCTACAGCTTCATCAACTGCCTCTCCAATCGGTCAGTCCACTCAAATTCGTGCAACTTCGTGTCGCACAGTCTCCCTCCCAATGGCCGGGGACGGCCCGGCCGGCGGCTTCGGCGGGGCGTTCTTTGATGGTCAGGCCGGTGATCCTGAACCGGGTGAGGCGCTGGTCGGGGCGGCGACGCTTGCGCCGATGCTTGCGCCGGGTCCGTAGCTGGCCCGGCGCGCGGTCCAGGCCGCCGCGGTGAGGTAGGTAGATCGCCTGGTAGATGGTCTCCGTGGACAGATGACGTTCCGGCTGACCGGGAAACGCGGCTGGCAGTGCTCGGCTGATCTGCTCCGGGCTCCAACGTTTACCCAGGTGCAGCTCGACGAACTCCTTCAGCTCTGGATCGCGTCGGAGCTTTCCTTCCTTCGACCTCGCCCGCCGGGCCACGGCCCGGCGCTGTGCCTGGAAAGGCTGGTAGGCGCCGGTGGCGGGGTTGCTGTTGCGGTGCAGCTCGCGGCTGATCGTGGACGCGTTGCGGCCCAGCCGACGGGCTATCGACCGCAGAGAGTGGCCCGCGCAGAGCAGGTCGGCTATCTGTACGCGCTCGTCCTCGGACAGGAAGCGGTCGGAGACCCTGCCGTCCTTCTTCTCTGCGATCGGCGCGTAGACGTAGTCCTCGCCGGTCGCAGCCTTCACCGTCCGCCCGTAGGTCCAGCGGTAGCCCGTCTTGCGGTTGACACCGACCTCTCGGCAAGCAGCCGAGTTGCTCATCCCTTGCGCCATGAGCCGAAGGTAGCGATCACGCTTATCTGCCAAAGCAGCAGGTCCACGCGTTTTAACTCCTCGACGCTTCCTCGTCATTGCAACACCTTTGGGGTCTTGTGTTGCGACGAGATCTAGAACTCACCTCGTTCTAGTGGGGCCAAAACTGCCCGGCGAAAACACCCGGCGAAGTCAGTGACCTTCGGCGCCGCGACGCCGTCCACCCACACCGTGGTGTCGCCAAGCTCGTCCAGCCACTCCAGGTGCGTGAACAGGCGCTTGAAGTGCGACCAGCTCGGGCCCTGGGCAGTCTGCTTCAGCCGGTTGAACTGCGTGGTGCCGTCGCTGTCGCGCTCCTCCATCAGCCGCAGCATCCCCGCCTGCTCGGCGAGGCTCATCCGGTCGTGGATGCCGCAGCAGATCGAGGCGTTCACCTCTGTGCGGATCGTGGAGGTCATCGTGTCGAAGGTGGAGAACGCCGGCAGTTCCAGCCCGGCCGCTACCACCTTCTCCAGCGCGATATTGATCAGGTCGGCGGGGCGGTTCTTCGACGCGGCCTCCTTACGGATCGCCGCCTCAGCGATCTGCCGTGCCTGGGACTGCTGGTACTTCGTCCCCAACCGCTGGCGCACCTCCGTACGCTGCCGCTCAGCAGTGCGGCCCGTCTCGTGCAACGGGAGCGTGCCCTCCGGCAGCTCGACCGTACGGCGGACGAAGTCGACCACCATCTCCGGATACTCGTCCGGCTTCGGGAACCGGCCCATCCGCTGATACGACCTCAGCGCCAGCAACAGCGCGAGCTGATGGCCGTCGGAGTCCATCCGCTCAGCGGCCCACGCAGCCTCCTCCCGCGTCGGCGCGAAGAAGAGATGCAGCTCATGCGCGGTGATCAGCCGCTTGAACCGCGGGTACGCGGTCCGCTCGATCGAGGTCGCAAGTCCCGCCCCAGGCCCAGAGATCAGTCAGTATCAGCACCAACGACCTTTGGCCGAACGGGTGACGGGCACCCTCGGACCGAACCCCAAGATCAACAACTGGCGGCTTTTGGGCTTACCTCGGCGCTACCCCCTCGCAGGGGCGATGAGGGCCCCCGGCCGGTACGGGCTCCTGCTCCTGGACCCGATGTTGTGACCCCTCGCAGGGGCGATGAGGGCCGGTGGTGGTGATGGTGGTCATCGGGGCTCCCTCGGTGGGTTGTGACCCCTCGCAGGGGCGATGAGGACTTCAGGACGCGATCGGCATGCAGCGTGAGGAGACGGCGTTGTGACCCCTTGCAGGGGCGATGAGGACCGTGCC from the Streptomyces sp. AM 4-1-1 genome contains:
- a CDS encoding transposase — protein: MTPPHAKTWSPRGRTPVVRVRGRSRRRISIAALTCYKPGHRSRLIYRPRRDDGNRDGRKSFSWRDYRDLLNAAHQQLDGPIVLIWDNLNVHKAAGLREFAETRDWLTIHYLPPYAPDLNPVEGIWSLLRRGWLSNVAFSTPEHLVQTVRRGLRHIQYRSHLIDGCLTETGLTIRPA
- a CDS encoding winged helix-turn-helix domain-containing protein; this encodes MRYPQGGGLTAERQQFREELRLQAAERFALGEGSSVIARDLRVSVRSVQRWRHAWAEDGPRSLRSQGPAPLPRLSEKQFAQLEAELAKGPAAHGWGDQRWTLARVKTVIGRRFHLTYTIQGVRKLLVRNGWSCQVPARRAMERDDDAVAGWVKEVWPRAEG
- a CDS encoding IS3 family transposase gives rise to the protein MDEAFTGVEVQLGITAACRLTGRSRATHYRSLKPPTVRAPRSHAQVQPSALTDQERSAVLELMNSDEYAELAPAQIWARELDAGRYYCSVSTMYRILREQGQSGERRRQAAHPAKAVPELVATGPSQVFTWDITKAAGPVKGTWYHAYVIIDIFSRYIVGHTVERAESAVRAEELIRETIIRNGIVPQTVHADRGTSMTSKRVSQLLVDLGVTRSHSRPKTSNDNPYSEAHFKTTKYMSDYPERFDSLAHAREWFEAFIAYYNHEHRHSGIGWHTPASVHFGTAEEVRDQRAVTLADAYIRHPERFGRRPRPPRIPQQAWINDPAKRREPAPQTS
- the ltrA gene encoding group II intron reverse transcriptase/maturase codes for the protein MLIADGAASVLPAASVPVNGPEGEDLDWASIDWRRVEEDVRRLRQRIFTASQAGDLKKVRNLQKLMLRSRANTLLSVRRVTEINAGRATAGVDGKVVLLSQSKAELAKWVQHRARLWIPKPVKRVFIPKPGTTKKRGLGIPVIVDRCLQAVALGALEPEWEARFEPKSYGFRPGRGCHDAIGAIYSTLNGKNPQRVWVLDADLKAAFDRIDHARLMAALGTFPARGLVRQWLKAGVVDRGRFAPTEEGTPQGGVISPLLFNVALHGMEEAAGVRYYTTGRDAGSAQSGSPVLVRYADDFVAMCTSREQAEQVKERLAAWLTPRGLAFHEDKTRIVHAESGFDFLGFNVRRYHGKLLIKPSAAAQRRIRERLSTEMVALRGANAGAVLKKINPITRGWSAYYRTVVSSEIFTALDNHMWKLAYKWAKHSHPNKPKHWISDKYFGRFNRSRNDRWVFGDRDSGAYLIKFSWTKIVRHQLVKGKASPDDPALESYWAQRRRKGISLPVDAMTVRLLQAQHGRCSICGGLLLHADHPPQSPEEWEAWRVVIRKAISKQYMAFPDGSTPDGQRLRLLHTHCQRRNGAAATTSPVLLPASEPLGLA
- a CDS encoding IS30 family transposase; the protein is MAQGMSNSAACREVGVNRKTGYRWTYGRTVKAATGEDYVYAPIAEKKDGRVSDRFLSEDERVQIADLLCAGHSLRSIARRLGRNASTISRELHRNSNPATGAYQPFQAQRRAVARRARSKEGKLRRDPELKEFVELHLGKRWSPEQISRALPAAFPGQPERHLSTETIYQAIYLPHRGGLDRAPGQLRTRRKHRRKRRRPDQRLTRFRITGLTIKERPAEAAGRAVPGHWEGDCATRSCTNLSGLTDWRGS
- a CDS encoding DUF4158 domain-containing protein — encoded protein: MISGPGAGLATSIERTAYPRFKRLITAHELHLFFAPTREEAAWAAERMDSDGHQLALLLALRSYQRMGRFPKPDEYPEMVVDFVRRTVELPEGTLPLHETGRTAERQRTEVRQRLGTKYQQSQARQIAEAAIRKEAASKNRPADLINIALEKVVAAGLELPAFSTFDTMTSTIRTEVNASICCGIHDRMSLAEQAGMLRLMEERDSDGTTQFNRLKQTAQGPSWSHFKRLFTHLEWLDELGDTTVWVDGVAAPKVTDFAGCFRRAVLAPLERGEF